TTACCAGTAAATACTACATTGGGCGTTGTGTTAGCATCTAGAAATGGTTTTTGAAAGACAGGTCAGAAGTAGCGATTTATATATGCTTGAATTGGTACATATGCAAAGAGTGGGGCTAGAACAGTGGTGAGTGAAATAGATCTTGTTCAGCCAGTTGGGATGTCTCTGGCTTTGGTTTAGAAGCAAAGCGCATTCCTGTAGCATATTGACTTGGCTAACAAGTTCTGTCAAGTGATGTAAAAATGTAAGTTTGAGTTGGAAATGTCTGCACCGTGGTGTGCTGattaaaatgagtatttttatCTAACTGAAAGAAACAATCCTCTTGGTCCTTCTTGAGTTAAGGAGTGTAACCTTCTGGtatgtatgtatttctttttaaagatgaattCAAAGGTCACTCACTGCTACAGGCTGCAAGAGAATCGGATGTGGCTCGTAtaaagaaacatctttctttgGAGACGGTGAACTTCAAGCATCCTCAAACACATGAGACAGCATTGGTAATATCTCAggatttattcattattttgcatATATTGTGGCTGACCTAAACATACTAGGTAATAGTTTAGAACTAAAAATTTTAGTGTCAAACAGTGTAATTCAGACGAACCTGGAATATCAAGTGTCTAGTTAAATACTGTTGATTAATATTTTGTTCTTAAGGTTAATGTTAAGACTAATCTAAATCACCTGTTTATTTTAGGTTGTCTAAGTGACTGTTTTTCTGTAGAATGCTCTAGTTTTAAGCAACAGTAAGCTTACAAATGTTAGATTTGTTTCTAAAGCTTGAAGGTTTCCAGCAATTATTGGAGAGGGAGCTCTGGAAAATACAAGAGTAAATCCAAAAGCCCATGTGGAATCTCCCAAATCAATAAGCTTctgcatgtttgggtttttttttctgttgactgCATACAACCAGCTCTTAACTGCCAGCTAATCAGCAAGCATTAAAACCTGTATACTGCTAGCTAGTTGTTAATGCTACCGTTTTTAATGTTCTCAGCACTGTGCTGCTGCATCTCCATATCCTAAGAGAAAACAAGTATGTGAATTGCTGCTGAGGAAAGGAGCCAACatcaatgaaaaaacaaaagagtGAGTGGTTACAAATGAATACTCCTAAGTGTGCGTTTAGAAgactttgcaaaataaattctataattactctttctttttttttttttaaaaaagcttcttgACTCCTCTGCATGTGGCCTCAGAAAAGGCTCATAATGATGTTGTTGAAGTAGTTGTGAAACATGAAGCTAAGGTATGAGTTACTAttcatacttttttgttgttgttgaggttTGCCTACTACGTAGGTTTTCATACCATGAGAATGGACAGCTGAGTAGACAGGTTTTTCTGACATAGTTCATTTTGGAAGGTTGTAGATTTCATACACTTAAGACATAGGCCATCAGTACAGCCCCATACATTGAGGCGTCATTGTTGTTTTGGTCCTCTTTTATAAGAAATGCAGAGGTAGTTATCACTGATAACTGAAAGCTTGTGGAGTATCTTATTCAGTTCATTGTCCAGCAGtggtaatgaaatatttaaggaaaaaaaagtaagggaTATATACGAACAACAAGAAGCTAGACTGAACTGTGTAACAGGTAGACTTTGGACGTGTGCAGTAAAAATTACAGTGAAGGCAAAATGTGAAATCATAACACAGTGTTCAGTTGAAACTTCCACAGAAAGAGAAAGTGGGAAGGAGATACTCTCTGTAATGCTTGATTCCTGCAGAACTAGGAGTTGAATCTCTCTCTCGTGGAAATTTGATTACAGCCTGACTGCCATGAGTTTTCCAAAGCAATGATCAAAACCAGAGGAACAGTAGGGAACACAAGTAACTTTTGGGTGCAGAGCTTTAAATTGTTAAATACATCTTGACTGAAACACATAGGAAGTCCTCACTCTCGAAAAATTACGATAAACCAATGCAGGTAAAAGCTGTTCTGCATGCTGGCACTGAGGATTTGTGCTGCCACGAGCAAAATAAGGGCCTATTTCTGTACGTGGTAGAATTGCTGTAACTGTTTGTTGATGCTGGATTAATCACATGTCTCTAAAAGGGTCCTGTTCTTCCTCAGTAAAGTAGTTAGAACTTTATGAACtacttttgtttaaattttactATTTGAAATGTTATGACCTTTACAAATATGCTGAAtatgttattttaattaaactaagAAGACTACTTGTGATGCTTTCCCAGTCAGCAATGAAAACAGCTTTAATATTAAGTTTTGATGGTGGTATTTCTTGTCTGTGTTTTAGGTTAATGCATTAGATAATCTTGGCCAGACCTCTCTTCATAGAGCAGCACATTGTGGTCATCTTCAGACGTGCAGGTTGCTGTTGAGCTCTGGATGCGATCCTTCCATTGTGTCTCTGCAGGGCTTTACAGCCTTACAAATGGGGACTGAAAGTGTGCAACAGCTACTGCAAGGTACAATTGATGTATTCAAGATCCACTTCTGAAGTTATGTGGTGCTTCGTTTTACTTGACATTTCAAGTGCTGTCAAGAAATAATAGTGAACACAATTCCCAAAAAAGTACTTTCTACAAAAGACAGTACTAAGTTGTGCAGTTCTTATTCCATAACCACATGCACTGGGAGGGTGCCTGCTCTAGGTGTAGTTAGCAATATCATTTGCGTTCTGGTATTCAGCTATACAGATTGTCAGAGATGCTCAGAATATGTAATGGTGTAACCACGTGGAATAGTTTTGGAAAAATCCTGACGTAGGGAGTTGGGGATCTTGTAGAAAATgagtttcaaaagcaaaaaatgtcTGGTTTGTACTTTGCAATTGTGAACAGAGGCAACAGGGTACATACTGAAATAAGAATCTTTAGTTGGTTCCACAGTACTTCGAAATGGATAGGAAGCGTGTTGCTAACGGCAACTTTGCAAACACTGTTAGAGCTAATAGCTACAGTTGTAGATAGTAAGAAAAGCCAAAACTTGTCTATAATTGGTTAACTTTTTTTAAGGGGAATCCCTGAAATACTCAAATGATTGACTGTCTTAACATAGTCCTTTAACTACATACACTTAACCTGTCATGCAACctcatttattttgcagaaggTATCCCATTAGGTAATTCCGATGCAGATCGACAATTGCTGGAGGCTGCAAAGGCTGGAGATGTGGATACTGTAAAAGTAAGCTTAAATCCATCCTAAAAATGAGGGAATCATATACCAAACTATAATTTCTCAAAACAAGCAATCAAATAGCCCTTTACTGACCGCTTTAGAGTTGTGATCCCTGTCCCAAGGCTTTTGCACAAATATTACAGATGACAAAATGTCATGTTCACCACCTCCAGAagtttgttttatataaaaagcGTAAATATGAAGTCACAGGTGTGGATTTGGGAGGAGGGagtatttaattatttgttttcttgggaCACAATCTGTGAAAAGCAAAggttttatgtaaaaataaattaataaaaaaccccgttctttttaatgaaaacaatttttcaaaattaGATGTCTGTAACAACATTTTATGACTAAATTAAAAGTGTGCCAACACTGTGTATAATgatgtatgttttgttttgggcttttcACAGAAACTATGTACAATTCAAAGTGTGAACTGCAGAGATATTGAAGGTCGTCAGTCTACACCACTTCATTTTGCAGCTGGATATAATAGGGTATCTGTTGTTGAATATCTTCTTCAACATGGAGCTGATGTGCATGCAAAAGATAAGGGGTAAATacttaaatgtgtattttcttgGTAATTGTAATTGCTGATATCTGTCACCTCCGGAATATTGCTAGCTGGTAAACATCCTGTCTTTCTTCAGACAttcaattcttttttattttcatggaagGTTCTGTTAGAATGAAGATGTTCAGAATATCCACAAAAGTATTTTGCAGTACTAGAGACTAGACTGTCAAGAGTTTCTCTGGCCCTGtgtttttgcttctcttcagtgCCACTGCTGGTTGCATTTTTACCACTTGGGCAGTAGGTATTCCTACTATATTAGACTAttgtgaaaatttttaaaaaaccaacagtttttgttgtggtttgatTGTTGAAGGTGCGTTGTGTTGTAAGTTCATATCACTTTGTGAAAAAAGACCcaatttttaaacagaacttttctctttttttggttgtttgcaGAGGACTCGTCCCTTTACATAATGCTTGCTCATATGGTCACTATGAAGTTGCAGAACTGTTGGTTAAACATGGTGCAGTTGTCAACGTAGCTGACTTATGGAAATTCACTCCCTTGCATGAAgctgcagcaaaaggaaaatacgAGATTTGCAAACTCCTGTTACAGGTATTACATATGCTGGAGAGAGgttacttttcctttcctttccttccttgttcAGTCTGAAATGTAAGTTCTTTGAGAATTTGATTTGTGTTTTGTGGTTTCTAAATGGTTGTAGTTAACAATGTTTTCAGTAAAAGGGATAATACTAGCAATTATGTTGTCCTTTCTTACGCAGTAAATGGAAGGCTCTCTCTGAAGGATTCAAATATGTACAGAATATTTGCTTGATAAGGCATAAGGTGCCTAAGGCGCAATGCATTTATTCTACTTACATTCTTACCACCTCTTTTTGATGTACACAGCATGGAGCTGACcctacaaagaaaaacagagatggaAATACTCCTCTAGACCTTGTTAAAGACGGTGATACTGATATTCAAGACTTACTTAGAGGAGATGCAGCTCTACTAGATGCTGCGAAGAAAGGTTGTTTGGCTCGAGTAAAAAAGCTGTGTTCACCTGATAATGTCAACTGTCGGGATACACAAGGACGGCATTCAACACCGCTACATTTAGCAGGTCAGTGTTTTAATTGCTTGGTTTGATCAGAGTTATTAGTTACTGTGGTTGAACTTTCTATGTTTAAGCAAGTTTAAAGTGTAGCCTTAAGATAGAGGATTCcctaatttctcttttaaaaaaataaaagcattttatgcATATTAATCTTATATATCTCTTCTAAACTGTTTAATGACTTTGATTTCCTATTCTCTCTGGCCAAAGAGGATCTTTTATTGCTTAGTGACAGAGGTTTTAAAACCAAATACTCTTGTAATAGGTAATACGCTGTCTTCACTGGGATCGACATCTTAACTTTCAAGTAATTTAAGTGAATTATTACTTTTCTGCAGTctgttgaggatttttttttttttaatatgttctaTTTATTATATCCTTTTGCAACCTTCCAGCTGGTTACAACAATCTGGAGGTTGCAGAATACCTGTTACAGCATGGAGCAGATGTGAATGCACAGGATAAAGGAGGTTTGATTCCTCTGCATAATGCAGCATCTTATGGGGTAAATATCTCAAACTTTCCGAGGCTtgctttatcaaaaaaaaaaatgatgtatttcaTTGACAGCATTGTGAGCCAGTACTCTCTAGAAAGCTTTTGCCATTGAGTTGTACTGTGATcttatttctaaaatacaaaaaaaataattcagtcatAGTCAGCTCATTGTATAGGTGAAGGCTCTCTTGAATTTGTAAAGTCATGGCTGGAGTTTACAGAATTGAGTTTTCTGAACATGAACACTTAGAAAGCCAACAGCCTGAACAGTGTTCCATAAAATGCGTTTCCTTATCTGTGCCAGTCAAATTTTATCAGCATGATTTCATTTTCACTTATTTGGCTGGTATTGAGACAGTAATTGTTTTCTGTGGACTTCCTGGATTTTTGAGCTTGGATGAAGTTTTTAAAACAGTTGGAGTACTTTCCAAACTGGAAGTtcaaattcagactttttttccttcagagtcCCCTGGATTTGGGATTCTGTTGTAGTCTATCCTTTtttcacaagaggaaaaatagtAACATTTTACTCTTATGTAATAGGTGAGGAAGAAAACACCTTGttttaataatcttttttaatcttaattaaaaCATAAACATATTCTAAGAAAATTCAGAATGAGGTTTACAGAGAGGTGTTAGTAATAGTTCTGAGTTAGTTTGATACACTGTGGTACCTTGGAATTTAACacgtgtttttatttttccagcatgtTGATGTAGCAGCTTTACTTATAAAATATAACGCATGTGTGAACGCTACGGACAAATGGGCTTTCACACCTCTGCATGAAGCAGCCCAGAAAGGAAGGACACAGCTTTGTGCCTTGCTGCTGGCACATGGGGCTGATCCTACTCTGAAAAACCAGGAAGGACAAACACCATTGGACCTGGTCACTGTAAGTGATGAGGCTCTACTTGGGAAATCTGTACTTACCTACCATTTGTGGCAGCTCATTTAGAAactatcctttaaaaaaaaaaaggtaatacaGCAGCTTCTGCAAAATTCAAAATACTGTGGTTTCTCTGGTGTTTACACGTGTCTGGTAAGGAAAGTCAGTAGAGCTGTTATAAACCTTCTTTATTTTCTCGCTCAAGACTTCTTATTTCAGGATAAAGTGGGGAAGCCACCAACAAAAGGAATTCATGCTTATAATTTGGTGCTTTTAATTTGGTACTTACAGTTGTGGCGATAAAATGTAAGCAAACTTTGTAGCAACATAAATTTAGGAAACTCTCTGGCTGTTAAGTTTTTgggtgtttggttgttttttttaagtactacGATACAGTTCAAAGCTACACTCAGAGTAACTGCTTTGTTTCATAAATTGTGATTGCCACTAgaagcttttgttcatttttcctagaaaattaattctgtttaacTGTCTGTAAAGTTTTTTAGAAACTTTAGAGTCTTTACTTTTTTATCTTATTGCAGTTTTTATTCATAAATTATTTACGGTTTCATGTATGCTGTTGGCACAAAAAGCCATTTGTAAACTGTGTtgtaaaatgcatatttttccaatacgcatttatttattttgcagtataCGTAAGAATTCTGGAATAATGATAATGCAtggtagtggaaaaaaaaagttgtgtaaaagtgtttgtctgttttaataaattgttttctgctATTTAGGCAGATGATGTCAGCGCGTTACTGACAGCAGCAATGCCTCCTTCTGCCTTACCGACTTGCTACAAACCTCAGGTTATAAGTGTGTCTCAGGCTACAGGTTCTACAAGCGATTCCCTGTCTTCTGTTCCATCCAGTCCATCCAGTCTGTCTGCTGCAAGTAGTCTTGACAACTTGTCGGGTAGTTTTTCTGAACTTCCTTCTGTTGTTGGTACAAACAGTGCAGAGGGAGCCACTGTTCTCGAGAAAAAAGAAGGTGAGACTTTCTCGGTTAGGAATGAATAACATTTTCTACCATATGGTAAAAAGAATACACAAGTGTAGCATTtcccacacatgcacacagctaCTGTGACATATGCAGTATCCCGGTTCCTTATGATATTGTTAACGAGGAACAGAAGTCTGAAAGTCTTGTAGTGTAAGATTTTAGTACTTTAGCCTTacagaatctttaaaaatattcctgttttgcTGTATGGAACCAAAATGGtgaattgtgtttttaaaaaaaagaagtcaaatgaAACTTGGCTCCATACCAGGCGGTACTTTACTACAAAcgttatctatctatctatccttAGATAAGATACCTTGAAAAGGTTACTTCTGTAGCGTTTtggttattaaaatattttctgtttgaacCTGCATTTGTGGTAGCTAGTTAGTTGCTTAGCTCATGGAAGCACCAACACTGCTCTTGGGAGGGGTAGTATTACGGTACTAGGGTAGATTAAGTAATAGTTGTCACTGGTTAGTGAAACAGGTATTTATTCCCCATCTTCAGAAGACCAGGAATTTCTGTCTCGTTATTGCCGCAGACAGTGTGGGATGTGTGTACTTTAATTTACAATACATGTATGAATGTTCATTTTGAGTTTTTGTTCTTACCCAGTTTCAGGTGTAGATTTTAGCATAAATCAGTTTGTGCGGAACCTTGGCCTTGAACATCTGATTGACATATTTGAGAGAGAACAGGTGAGTAGCTATATTTATTTCCAGATACTCCCCTAGAAGGCAAGGGAATAAATACTGACCGTTTAGAATAACGTAATGAGACAGATTTAAAATGAGTGAATGTCAAAAGGAGTGGAATGAAAGAAAGGAGtgtcactggattttttttattaaaagctggGGGCAATAATGTCTATATCTGTTTGAGAGTGTAGGCATGTTTCCTTTCAGTAGTATAAATGGTGGAGGAAATAAGTAGTCAGTGTTGATTAGtaatttctggggttttgtttctgttgacTTGAATACATCTGGAAAATTCTCAATCAGAAACATGATTCTTGAAAGCAATAAAAGTTACACAATTGTGGTTTGTAGCATATTTATCTGAAGAGAGAGTTTGGATAAAACAGTTGAGTAAAAGTAAAGTACAAGAATAATACACTACAGTCTCCATGTTCTTTGCACACTTGCTATTTAACTATTGTGAGGTATATTTTCACTGTCATTGGCAGCTGTTCTAGTCCGTTTATGCTCTTCTGCAAAATAATGGTGTTGCTTTCATTACAGATAACACTGGATGTATTGGTTGAAATGGGacacaaagaattaaaagaaattggAATTAATGCTTATGGCCATAGGCATAAAATCATTAAAGGAGTTGAAAGACTCATTTCTGGACAGCAAGGTATATACTGGTTTCAAATTATTATGTAACACTGCCTATATAGAATccatttttataaatgctttgGATTATTCTGGGTTGTATCTCATTAAAAAGAATTGATAATAAAACTTGTCCTAGAAAACAGCACTTCAAATGATAAGAATGTCTTCCGACTTGAAACATAAGCACTTATTTGTGCTGTGAATCTTGCCTTTCagttctttaatttatttttttttctttgtgatcaCTATTTTGTGTTTACTTAGGTACTAAGATCTAGTGCAAAATGATTGTAAGCTTTTTGAGGTAGGGTGTATTTATCTTCATTGGAGCACTCGGGAGAGCAGAGCACCTTCTCTGTTGTTGGGTTAGGGCCTGTTACATACTGTTCCATTGGGTTCTGCAAAAGAATACTGTGTTTGCTCTCTCAGAAAGCCAGCTGAAATTCTTAtatatacttttctttaaaaatacagttggtGTGCTTCCAGTGAACCAAAATTAACATAATTACTTTGTTTAACAGCTTCAGTTTGTATTGATGTTTATGCTAAAACCTCTTTATTTGTGCAGCACTGTTGATAGCCCAATCCTGGGAATAATGTGCTTCGTTTAAATATGACTGCGTAAGAGacaaaaaagaacccaaacctTTGTTTCCTCCTTGTCTCACTGAAACATCACTTGCtattgttttgctgtgtttcataGAAATTGAAGAAACGAGTTAGAattggtaggattttttttccctcttgagaCATCATCTGtgaattttcattataaaatctGCACTCCATAGTAATGAGAGTCACTATCCCAAGCTCTAAATTTGTTTTGCTCCTTAAAACAGTATTAACCAACCCTTAAGATAATCCTTCTTCTAGTAATGAAGTATTTAAGCAAATCTTCGTAATTTTCTTGTAATTGTCAGATAGTTTTTGTCAGATTCATTGAGTATTTTGGATAGAAGTTACTTTTAAGGTGTCATTTCAGCCTCGTGTCCTGTTTGAGTACAAAGTTTACACAACCAGTAATCATACACTGGTTTTGCCTTCCAAGTAGGACTGATATATTTTTGAGCATATGTATATCTGTACATATTTTAGTGTCTGTATATAGACAAAATGTCAAACATTCCTTCGCCACTCCCACCCCCATTCTTTCTAGACTCTTGCTGTCTTGCCATAAAAGGCCTGACACTTTCATTTGTAACATTAACCACAGGCCTAAGTACTTAAACAGAATATTCCAGcaactcaatattttttttttctaggctgtGCTTTTGGGGCATGAACGATTGTTGTCGTTCAGTTGTTTTGTCAATTTTCTATACACTATTCCAGTTGCACACTGCTAATGTGAGGCTCCTGACTGTGGATGAATCTGTAATTTCCCTTTTCCACACATTATTCCTTTCTAGAGAGATTATGACAGACCCCGTATCTGGTTAGACCCCAAATGCTCTGGTTAGGACCCAGTATCTAACTCTGCTAGTTGTCTGGGAAGGCCATGGGCAAAGAGACACCTGATGTACCCTGTCTTTGTATTCTTATGTCCGGTAACTACATTACCATTACTTGCCAGTTGTGATTGAAGTCTGTCTATATGTAAATTGACAATGGATTCTGCATAAAATTCCAAATTTTTGGGGGGCATATTTGTTATGATATTGGGCTGAGGCCTTTTAGGTGCACAATCTTAGTTCTTCTGTCTGCTCTTTCTGCATGATCCGTGGGAAGATTAATCCTACTGAATTAGCACTTCAAGTCAATTCTCTTGTTCATGATGCCATCACCATCAGTAGTCATGGACTCTGTACAGGGACGGGTTGCTCACTGTTTCACTGCCTAGAGTTGAACGAACCCTTAAGTAAGCAACTGCTTACATATAGTTTCCCTGCCGTGTACATTAACATACTGAGCTAAACACAAATGGGTTCGTGTGTCTGAAAGGTTTATTCTTGTTGAGAGAGTGATTGATCAGTAACCACAGATCAATGGAAATGATTGCTGTTGATCTGCATCCAGACCCAGCTGCTGTACTTCTCATTGCGTTTATAGTGTGTGCATGGTAACATATAGGTAGAGGCTCTAAACCGAGATGCTGAAAAAATTTGTTTGAAACTAACAAAATGATTGGAGGGATTGCACTATGACATCCACAAAAATGTATGAGGCTGATGGAAGGCAATTATAGTCATTGGTAATCTCTGCCTTCCTTAGCAGGCAATCTCTTCATTTTGTAAATTGAGTTTTGAGAAAATAGtccctttaaaaagaagaatgttaCTGGTTATCATTCCAAATCAGCAGTCTTAAAGCAATTTCTGAAACTGTTGTCTTTTGTTACATTCACAGGACTTAACCCGTATCTGACTCTAAATACTTCTGGTAGCGGAACTATTCTCATAGATCTTTCCACTGAAGATAAGGAATTTCAATCAGTAGAAGAAGAGGTATGCCTTTCCTTGTAGTATCTCAGTATTGTTATTTCTACTAAAGAAGCAGATAAAGTAGTATTGCTAGACAATTTAACAGTGCAATAAACATCTCTAAGCCTAAGAAAAACTTGCATAAGGGTAGTTCAGGTTTCCAACTTCGACTGCACTGCTTATAATCTGTGCTCATAATGTCCATAACTTTTTTCTTACCCATGTTATTACTGGTTGtagtatttttaaaacctctacTATAGAAAACCTCTTTGATATAACATATAAATTCTATACTGCCAATGTCCTGTCTGTTACACACAGCTTTAAGTCACTTCCTTCCAAAGTGTCATAACCACACAGAATAAAATTCTGAAGAAACAATACTCTAAATAGattaggttgtttttttaaaaaaaaaataatcattaaacaTGTTCATGTGCATCCACAAAATCTGGCATATAATTATTGCCTAAAAAGTTCTTgcgttgttttgggttttttttttagacagaattAGTTCTTTTGATTATTTGTCTGTGTGAAGGATATCTGTTTTGAATGTGGTCTGAAACAAACTGATCCTCCTTAAAATTCTCAATCTGCAGATGCAGAGTACTGTCCGAGAGCATAGAGATGGAGGACATGCTGGCGGAGTATTCAATAGATACAACATCTTAAAGGTAGCTGCTGCATTTGTGTGGTCAGTGGTTACACCTTACAAGAGTTTtggctgaaaagaaaatgtcCATAAGATGTTCTATGTTTGTTTGTTGAGTTCCATAGTGTGATAAGACACGCCATTCTGAGACATGCACAGGATAAAGATCATCTTCCAGGGAAATTCAGAGAGTAAGATTATAGGGAAACACTGCTTATGGGTTAAGAGTCATTAAGAAATTTTATGAGACATTGACATAGAAGGACCTCACAGAAAACTGCAAAACAtatgaagaaaaagacagaaggtTTTCTAGGAAACAAAAGAAGGGTTTCCGTTGAGGGAACggcagggaaaaacagaaaacagcaagaagTGAAGGCAAAACTCTTGAAGCCTGTAAGTAAGGGTACTTATTTTGTCTGGATTTAACGCCAGAGAAGCTTAAAACACTAGGCAGT
The sequence above is a segment of the Larus michahellis chromosome 6, bLarMic1.1, whole genome shotgun sequence genome. Coding sequences within it:
- the TNKS2 gene encoding poly [ADP-ribose] polymerase tankyrase-2 — protein: MAGRRCAGGAAALAEAPGCGAAAEPARELFEACRNGDVERVKRLVRPENVNSRDTAGRKSSPLHFAAGFGRKDVVEYLLQSGANVHARDDGGLIPLHNACSFGHAEVVNLLLRHGADPNARDNWNYTPLHEAAIKGKTDVCIVLLQHGAEPTIRNTDGRTALDLADPSAKAVLTGEYKKDELLESARSGNEEKMMSLLTPLNVNCHASDGRKSTPLHLAAGYNRVKIVQLLLQHGADVHAKDKGDLVPLHNACSYGHYEVTELLVKHGACVNAMDLWQFTPLHEAASKNRVEVCSLLLSYGADPTLLNCHNKSTIDLAPTPQLKERLAYEFKGHSLLQAARESDVARIKKHLSLETVNFKHPQTHETALHCAAASPYPKRKQVCELLLRKGANINEKTKDFLTPLHVASEKAHNDVVEVVVKHEAKVNALDNLGQTSLHRAAHCGHLQTCRLLLSSGCDPSIVSLQGFTALQMGTESVQQLLQEGIPLGNSDADRQLLEAAKAGDVDTVKKLCTIQSVNCRDIEGRQSTPLHFAAGYNRVSVVEYLLQHGADVHAKDKGGLVPLHNACSYGHYEVAELLVKHGAVVNVADLWKFTPLHEAAAKGKYEICKLLLQHGADPTKKNRDGNTPLDLVKDGDTDIQDLLRGDAALLDAAKKGCLARVKKLCSPDNVNCRDTQGRHSTPLHLAAGYNNLEVAEYLLQHGADVNAQDKGGLIPLHNAASYGHVDVAALLIKYNACVNATDKWAFTPLHEAAQKGRTQLCALLLAHGADPTLKNQEGQTPLDLVTADDVSALLTAAMPPSALPTCYKPQVISVSQATGSTSDSLSSVPSSPSSLSAASSLDNLSGSFSELPSVVGTNSAEGATVLEKKEVSGVDFSINQFVRNLGLEHLIDIFEREQITLDVLVEMGHKELKEIGINAYGHRHKIIKGVERLISGQQGLNPYLTLNTSGSGTILIDLSTEDKEFQSVEEEMQSTVREHRDGGHAGGVFNRYNILKIQKVCNKKLWERYTHRRKEVSEENHNHANERMLFHGSPFVNAIIHKGFDERHAYIGGMFGAGIYFAENSSKSNQYVYGIGGGTGCPIHKDRSCYVCHRQLLFCRVTLGKSFLQFSAMKMAHSPPGHHSVTGRPSVNGLALAEYVIYRGEQAYPEYLITYQIMKPEATTEA